A section of the Branchiostoma lanceolatum isolate klBraLanc5 chromosome 19, klBraLanc5.hap2, whole genome shotgun sequence genome encodes:
- the LOC136425206 gene encoding uncharacterized protein gives MCFPACEPLQFNRCSALPYSHTSFPNSFGLPDQGTALAIAPALFAGLDLLMLTGCHPQLDIFFCALSFPGCSSETKLPCRSFCEDLVFSCGGSALAALGMDWVAFGCYLLPDDNCVAAAPHNKTAESPEPPRDNSAACAPIRFDRCMGMPYTHARSPGVFGLPGSDVALAVAPAIFAGLNQIPGDHPHLEFGACSILFPQCTEDGGIRLPCQSFCEGVIKGYLGPVLGEMADLVTMACLPLPENDCVGPAPSEPIEVDLCRNVLPYNTTLLPELLGHVSQAALQADAATLGALQQVLDSDCLPEVALAVCSLLLPNAMGPIKVPMCKSFCREVKDHCGATIASLGLDLPLDCESLPDILCSSPHNNSTAEANSTECEPVRFARCSARSHTHTMFPSPLGLPSQEFALVGAPVVFAALDLIHLSGCHPHLDSFVCALTFPGCHNRLPCRSFCREIVATCGRGVVAMVTEMIDMELGDMILDVGMEMTSLVCNQLPEEDCMAESPVPLNKTGAHNKNNTECKPEPVRYDRCSVLPYAQTSFPSAMGLPSQDFALAAAPAMFGAMDLLMPAPCHPHLDMMVCSMFFQECSPEGSRMPCRSLCKEIMYVCGGAALAEAGLEWMMFACYALPETDCISPGPTNWTAFNETLRQLHYQRMGMDMSSMNMSYMDTSNHTEASNHTGMSGDTEFECAPIPYDRCGALPYADARFPNILGLPSPDFGLSVASSVFMGMDLLGLSGCHPQLNDVVCSLFFPNCTKEFSLPCRSVCQEIVTSCGGPVLGLVGLQETPLAAALPWLAVACMALPEDNCVAPAQHSGLLAPPVEVGLYNNTECEPIHYDRCSAMPYSTTRFPGAFGLPLHAAALSAAPAIFGVMDMLMLSACHPHLEFLVCSLAFPKCEADSITLPCRSFCEEMVGTCGGEMLAEMGLEWLALGCYALPEKDCIKPDGYTGSAQLNMTLSGAVCQPIRHYRCQAMDYAYTYPAFGLPSHEFPLAIASAIFTGMDVLGLSGCHPSLDDVVCTLFFPNCSADWFKLPCRSLCEEIIMSCGAPILGMVGLDQTPLAAALPFLGTVCSALPEEDCVASACGGWGCSGPVGLDQTPLAAVLPFLGTICSALPEEDCVASGTPKDSAAPSADMMIMMSLYNGTECEPVPNDRCAALYSETRFINELDRGLSPGLVPTIFGTLDLLMMSGCHPYMDLFLCALATPECTSLGVKMPCRSFCQEILHTCVFQALNSTELEAIMYACYALPAKDCISPCKSGFRL, from the exons atgtgttttccagCCTGTGAGCCTCTCCAGTTCAATCGCTGCTCGGCCCTGCCCTACAGCCACACCAGCTTCCCGAACTCCTTCGGCCTGCCGGACCAGGGGACGGCCCTGGCCATCGCGCCTGCGCTGTTCGCTGGGCTGGATCTGCTCATGCTGACCGGGTGTCACCCGCAACTAGACATCTTCTTCTGCGCGCTCTCCTTCCCGGGGTGCTCATCGGAAACCAA ACTGCCGTGCCGTTCGTTCTGTGAGGATCTTGTGTTCTCATGCGGCGGTTCGGCTCTTGCCGCTCTGGGAATGGACTGGGTCGCGTTCGGTTGTTACCTTCTGCCAGACGACAACTGTGTTGCAGCCG CCCCACACAACAAGACAGCTGAGTCTCCGGAGCCACCACGCGACAACAGCGCTG CGTGTGCGCCGATCCGTTTTGACCGGTGCATGGGGATGCCGTACACGCATGCGCGGTCCCCGGGCGTGTTCGGCCTGCCCGGAAGTGACGTAGCCCTCGCCGTGGCGCCCGCGATCTTCGCCGGCCTGAACCAGATTCCTGGGGACCACCCCCACCTGGAGTTCGGTGCCTGCTCCATACTGTTCCCGCAGTGCACGGAGGACGGGGGGATCAG GCTGCCCTGCCAGTCCTTCTGTGAAGGTGTCATTAAGGGCTACCTGGGACCAGTTCTGGGGGAGATGGCTGACCTGGTCACCATGGCCTGCTTACCGCTGCCGGAAAACGACTGTGTCGGACCTG CTCCCAGTGAGCCTATCGAGGTGGACCTGTGCAGGAACGTGCTGCCCTACAACACCACCCTCCTGCCCGAGCTGCTGGGCCACGTTTCTCAGGCAGCGCTTCAGGCTGACGCGGCCACCCTGGGGGCCCTGCAGCAGGTGCTCGACAGCGACTGTCTCCCCGAGGTCGCGCTGGCTGTCTGCTCTTTGCTGCTGCCCAACGCCATGGGACCTATCAAG GTTCCGATGTGCAAGAGTTTCTGTCGGGAAGTGAAGGACCACTGCGGGGCCACCATCGCGAGTCTGGGCCTGGATCTACCGCTGGACTGTGAGAGTCTACCGGATATCCTCTGCTCCTCTCCACACAACAACAGCACAGCAGAAGCTAACAGCACAG AATGCGAGCCCGTCCGTTTCGCCCGCTGTTCGGCGCGCTCGCACACCCACACGATGTTCCCCAGTCCGCTCGGCCTGCCGAGTCAGGAGTTCGCTCTGGTCGGCGCGCCTGTCGTGTTCGCTGCGCTGGACCTGATCCACCTGTCCGGCTGCCATCCTCACCTGGACTCCTTCGTCTGCGCTCTCACCTTCCCGGGGTGTCACAACAG ACTTCCGTGTCGCTCGTTCTGCCGAGAGATCGTCGCcacctgtgggaggggggtggttgccatggtgacggagATGATTGACATGGAGCTGGGAGACATGATCCTGGACGTCGGCATGGAGATGACGTCACTCGTCTGTAACCAGCTGCCTGAAGAGGACTGCATGGCCGAGTCTCCGG TGCCCTTGAACAAGACAGGAGCACATAACAAGAACAACACAG AATGTAAACCGGAGCCGGTCCGTTACGACCGTTGTAGCGTCCTTCCGTACGCCCAGACAAGTTTCCCCAGCGCGATGGGGCTCCCGTCCCAGGACTTCGCGCTCGCGGCCGCGCCCGCCATGTTCGGCGCCATGGACCTCCTCATGCCCGCACCCTGCCACCCCCATCTGGACATGATGGTCTGTTCCATGTTCTTCCAGGAGTGCTCACCTGAAGGGAGCAG AATGCCGTGCCGCTCGCTGTGCAAGGAGATCATGTATGTCTGCGGGGGCGCGGCGCTCGCTGAGGCCGGGCTGGAGTGGATGATGTTTGCCTGCTACGCGCTGCCGGAGACAGACTGTATCAGCCCTG GACCGACAAACTGGACAGCGTTCAACGAGACCCTTCGGCAGCTGCACTATCAGAGGATGGGCATGGACATGTCTAGCATGAACATGTCTTACATGGACACGTCTAACCATACTGAAGCGTCTAATCACACCGGCATGTCTGGTGACACAG AATTCGAGTGTGCACCGATCCCCTACGACCGCTGTGGCGCACTTCCGTACGCTGACGCCAGGTTTCCCAACATTCTTGGTCTGCCGAGTCCAGACTTCGGCCTGTCAGTCGCGTCATCAGTCTTCATGGGGATGGACCTCCTCGGTCTGTCCGGCTGTCACCCACAGCTGAACGACGTTGTGTGTTCGCTCTTCTTCCCTAACTGCACAAAGGAATTCAG CCTGCCGTGCCGGTCGGTGTGCCAGGAGATCGTGACGTCCTGCGGCGGCCCGGTACTTGGCCTGGTCGGGCTCCAGGAGACCCCGCTGGCCGCCGCGCTGCCCTGGCTTGCTGTGGCGTGTATGGCCCTCCCCGAGGACAACTGTGTTGCACCCG CtcaacacagtggactactagcGCCCCCTGTTGAAGTAGGCCTGTACAACAACACAG AATGTGAACCAATCCACTACGACCGCTGTTCCGCCATGCCGTACTCCACGACCAGGTTTCCAGGCGCCTTCGGCCTCCCGCTGCACGCTGCCGCCCTCTCCGCCGCGCCGGCCATATTTGGAGTGATGGACATGCTGATGCTGTCCGCCTGCCATCCGCATCTGGAGTTCCTCGTGTGCTCGCTCGCTTTTCCCAAGTGTGAGGCTGACAGCATCAC CCTCCCGTGCCGTTCGTTCTGTGAGGAGATGGTTGGTACCTGTGGAGGAGAGATGCTGGCAGAGATGGGGCTGGAATGGCTTGCTCTCGGCTGCTACGCACTGCCGGAGAAGGACTGCATCAAGCCTG ATGGGTACACTGGTTCGGCTCAGCTCAACATGACACTGAGTGGAGCAG tctGTCAGCCAATCCGTCACTACCGTTGCCAGGCGATGGATTATGCGTACACCTACCCGGCGTTTGGGCTGCCGAGCCACGAGTTTCCCCTCGCCATCGCGTCCGCCATCTTCACCGGCATGGACGTCCTTGGTCTGTCCGGCTGCCATCCCAGCCTCGACGATGTCGTCTGCACACTGTTCTTCCCCAACTGCTCCGCTGATTGGTTCAA ACTGCCTTGTCGCTCCCTGTGTGAGGAGATCATCATGTCGTGCGGGGCTCCGATTCTGGGGATGGTCGGGCTGGACCAGACGCCACTCGCCGCTGCCCTTCCCTTCCTCGGGACCGTCTGTAGCGCTCTGCCTGAGGAAGACTGCGTCGCTTCAG CCTGTGGGGGGTGGGGTTGTTCTGGGCCGGTGGGGTTGGACCAGACTCCGCTTGCCGCCGTGCTCCCCTTCCTCGGAACCATCTGCAGCGCTCTGCCTGAGGAAGACTGCGTCGCTTCAG GCACACCTAAGGACAGTGCTGCTCCGTCTGCAGacatgatgatcatgatgagtCTGTATAACGGCACAG AATGTGAGCCTGTGCCCAACGACCGCTGCGCAGCCTTGTACTCCGAGACGCGGTTTATCAACGAGTTAGACCGCGGGCTGTCGCCTGGCCTGGTGCCGACCATATTTGGGACGTTGGATCTGCTGATGATGTCAGGCTGCCACCCTTATATGGACCTCTTCTTGTGCGCACTGGCGACACCAGAGTGCACCTCGCTAGGAGTCAA